From Thermoflavifilum aggregans, a single genomic window includes:
- a CDS encoding septum formation initiator, protein MKRLPAWSKNKYVFTALAFGLWMLCFDHDDLITQWHLSYQIRELEQKKNFYQQQIEQAEQQKAALQHNAVQLLQFARTRYYFKPPQADLYNITFEKSH, encoded by the coding sequence ATGAAGCGGTTGCCTGCCTGGAGCAAAAACAAATACGTATTCACCGCCCTGGCTTTTGGGTTGTGGATGCTGTGTTTTGATCACGATGATCTGATTACCCAATGGCATCTGAGCTATCAGATCCGTGAGCTGGAGCAGAAAAAAAACTTCTATCAGCAGCAGATTGAGCAAGCCGAACAGCAGAAAGCAGCCCTGCAGCACAATGCAGTTCAGCTGCTGCAGTTTGCGCGTACCCGTTATTATTTCAAGCCTCCGCAGGCCGATTTGTACAATATCACATTTGAAAAAAGCCATTGA
- the nth gene encoding endonuclease III, with protein MKAKEKADFLVSYFEKHLPDAQTELHYANPYQLLVAVMLSAQCTDKRVNQVTPAFFQAFPDVYTLANASFEDVFPLIKSISYPNSKTRHLIAAAQAIVQQYQGEIPRDVESLMKLPGVGRKTANVLTAVLYEQPNMPVDTHVFRVSHRLGLVPASARTPLKVEQRLVKLFPPDKIHKAHHWLILHGRYVCTARNPKCEICDLKAICNYYQRMERKKAVSPAQALSEKKKRRNTSS; from the coding sequence ATGAAAGCAAAAGAAAAAGCAGACTTTCTGGTCAGTTATTTTGAAAAACATCTGCCCGATGCCCAAACTGAATTGCATTATGCAAATCCCTACCAGCTCCTGGTGGCAGTGATGCTATCGGCCCAATGTACAGATAAACGGGTAAATCAGGTGACACCGGCCTTTTTTCAGGCATTTCCTGATGTATATACGCTGGCCAATGCTTCATTTGAAGATGTATTTCCGCTGATTAAAAGCATCAGCTATCCCAACAGCAAGACGCGGCATCTGATAGCTGCCGCACAGGCCATCGTACAACAATACCAGGGTGAAATTCCGCGTGATGTGGAGTCGCTGATGAAACTGCCTGGTGTGGGACGAAAGACAGCCAATGTACTGACAGCTGTATTGTATGAACAACCCAATATGCCGGTTGATACGCATGTATTCCGGGTATCGCACCGGCTGGGACTGGTGCCCGCTTCTGCCCGCACGCCTTTGAAGGTAGAGCAACGGCTGGTGAAATTATTCCCGCCCGACAAAATTCATAAAGCCCACCACTGGCTCATTTTGCACGGGCGTTATGTATGCACGGCCCGCAATCCTAAATGCGAAATCTGTGACCTGAAAGCAATCTGCAACTATTACCAGCGCATGGAACGGAAAAAAGCTGTTTCTCCGGCCCAAGCATTATCCGAAAAAAAGAAAAGACGCAATACCTCTTCTTAA
- a CDS encoding alpha/beta hydrolase — protein sequence MISFRETMQKSIPALVVFMSMTFSIRAQQVIPLYDGHIPNAKPDTAVHEISTTDAHGIVRISGVTRPTLTAYLPDPARATGTAIIICPGGGYSILAIKHEGYDVAQTLQGWGIAAFVLKYRLPDDRIMVNKSIGPLQDAQRAIQLVREHAAEWHINPHQIGIMGFSAGGHLAAMAGTRFEENFIDNPAHISLRPDFMILCYPVISMTDSLTHMGSRTHLLGEHPSPEQIRAFSAEMEVTAETPPAFIMQSSADPGVKVGNSVAMYLALHQHGVPVEMHLYEKGPHGFGMHNPATPDSWMDRLRNWLISNNWLPASPR from the coding sequence CCATTCCTGCTCTTGTTGTTTTCATGAGTATGACTTTTTCAATCCGGGCTCAGCAGGTAATACCGCTGTATGACGGCCATATTCCAAATGCAAAGCCCGATACGGCTGTACACGAGATTTCTACCACTGATGCCCATGGCATAGTGCGGATCAGCGGGGTTACCCGGCCTACCCTGACGGCCTATTTGCCGGATCCTGCGCGGGCTACAGGCACGGCTATCATCATCTGCCCGGGCGGCGGATACAGCATCCTGGCGATCAAACACGAAGGATACGATGTGGCACAAACCCTGCAGGGATGGGGCATTGCAGCCTTTGTGCTGAAATACCGGTTGCCAGACGACCGGATCATGGTAAATAAATCCATCGGCCCGCTTCAGGATGCCCAGCGCGCCATCCAGCTCGTGCGCGAACATGCAGCAGAATGGCATATTAATCCCCATCAGATTGGTATTATGGGCTTTTCTGCGGGCGGGCATCTGGCAGCTATGGCGGGCACCCGTTTCGAGGAAAACTTTATCGATAACCCAGCTCATATTTCCCTGCGGCCCGATTTCATGATTTTATGCTACCCGGTGATCAGCATGACTGATAGCCTGACACACATGGGCTCGCGCACGCATCTGCTGGGTGAACATCCTTCTCCGGAACAAATTCGTGCCTTCTCCGCCGAGATGGAGGTGACTGCGGAAACTCCACCCGCCTTCATCATGCAATCCAGCGCCGATCCGGGAGTAAAGGTGGGCAACAGCGTGGCCATGTACCTTGCCCTGCACCAGCACGGGGTACCAGTTGAAATGCACCTGTATGAAAAAGGGCCTCATGGCTTCGGTATGCATAACCCCGCCACTCCCGATTCATGGATGGACAGGCTGCGCAACTGGCTGATCAGCAACAACTGGTTGCCTGCATCCCCGCGTTAA